From Vitis vinifera cultivar Pinot Noir 40024 chromosome 5, ASM3070453v1, the proteins below share one genomic window:
- the LOC100254548 gene encoding monothiol glutaredoxin-S10: protein MDRVGKLASQKAVVIFSKSSCCMSHAIKRLFYEQGVSPAIHELDEDSRGKEMEWALMRLGCNPSVPAVFIGGKFVGSANTVMTLHLNGSLKKMLKEAGAIWL, encoded by the coding sequence ATGGATCGTGTTGGGAAGTTGGCGTCGCAAAAGGCAGTGGTGATCTTCAGTAAGAGTTCCTGTTGCATGAGCCATGCCATCAAGAGATTGTTCTATGAACAAGGGGTTAGTCCGGCAATCCACGAGCTCGACGAGGACTCCAGAGGGAAAGAAATGGAGTGGGCTCTGATGAGGCTAGGGTGCAACCCCTCAGTTCCGGCTGTGTTCATTGGGGGGAAATTTGTGGGCTCTGCAAATACTGTGATGACCCTTCATCTCAATGGCTCACTTAAGAAAATGCTGAAAGAAGCCGGAGCTATATGGCTTTAG